Proteins encoded within one genomic window of Mycolicibacterium monacense:
- a CDS encoding N-acetylmuramoyl-L-alanine amidase — translation MLSRRPAPSLFFTAIAATLVLLPWAVNGLPGDDDESAAAGAPTLTEQPLAGLGGGETIREIHQDTPFSMVALTAEDLTGTSARVRAKKDDGSWGPWYEAEPLEGVGEETAARRGTDPVFVGRTTTVQIAVTRPADAPPSAPAPAEHRGPDLGYLPATVEQPFAQNINAVLISPPQAPGDTLPLPNAVMAPGVPPRIITRGQWGADESMRCGGPRYDAAVRAGVVHHTAGSNDYAPEDSAGMVRSIYEYHTRTLGWCDLGYNALVDKFGQVFEGRAGGMDRPVEASHTGGFNTDTWGVAMMGNFEVVPPTPIQLRTTGRLLGWRLGLDRVNPMGTTVLTSAGGSFTHFPAGATPTLPSIFTHRDVGNTECPGNAAYAAMGELRAIAARFNAPPGPEDLAESLRGGAIFDRWAKMGGMASALGAPTSPEAAGEGTARYVRFQRGAMYWSPESGAAPVMGAIYDAWGSLGFERGALGLPTSGEIHEPLWIKQNFQHGTLNFDREKATVTRVIDGVPLELPPASSHTPPVQLERFTAPINP, via the coding sequence GTGCTGTCCCGCCGACCTGCGCCGTCGCTCTTCTTCACCGCGATCGCGGCGACGCTCGTGCTCCTCCCGTGGGCGGTCAACGGTCTGCCCGGTGACGACGACGAGTCCGCCGCCGCCGGCGCCCCGACCTTGACCGAACAGCCCCTTGCGGGGCTCGGCGGCGGGGAGACCATCCGGGAGATCCACCAGGACACGCCCTTCTCCATGGTCGCGCTGACCGCCGAGGACCTGACCGGGACGTCCGCGCGGGTGCGCGCCAAGAAGGACGACGGCTCATGGGGGCCGTGGTACGAGGCCGAACCGCTCGAGGGCGTCGGCGAGGAGACCGCCGCACGGCGCGGCACCGACCCGGTGTTCGTCGGGCGCACCACCACCGTCCAGATCGCCGTGACCAGACCGGCCGACGCACCCCCGAGCGCCCCCGCCCCCGCCGAACACCGGGGGCCCGACCTCGGATACCTGCCCGCCACCGTCGAGCAGCCGTTCGCCCAGAACATCAACGCGGTGCTGATCAGTCCGCCGCAGGCGCCGGGAGACACGCTGCCGCTGCCCAACGCCGTGATGGCCCCCGGCGTGCCGCCGCGCATCATCACCCGCGGACAGTGGGGCGCCGACGAATCGATGCGGTGCGGAGGCCCGCGCTACGACGCCGCCGTCCGCGCCGGCGTCGTGCACCACACCGCGGGCAGCAACGACTACGCGCCCGAGGATTCGGCCGGAATGGTCCGCTCGATCTACGAGTACCACACCCGCACGCTGGGCTGGTGCGACCTCGGCTACAACGCCCTGGTCGACAAGTTCGGCCAGGTCTTCGAAGGCCGCGCGGGCGGGATGGACCGCCCGGTCGAGGCCTCCCACACCGGCGGGTTCAACACCGACACCTGGGGTGTCGCGATGATGGGCAACTTCGAGGTGGTCCCCCCGACCCCCATCCAGCTGCGCACCACCGGCCGGCTCCTGGGCTGGCGACTGGGCCTCGACCGCGTCAATCCGATGGGCACCACGGTGCTCACCAGCGCGGGCGGCTCGTTCACCCACTTTCCGGCCGGCGCGACGCCGACGCTGCCGAGCATCTTCACCCACCGCGACGTCGGCAACACCGAATGCCCCGGCAACGCCGCGTACGCCGCGATGGGCGAACTGCGGGCCATCGCCGCCCGGTTCAACGCACCGCCCGGGCCGGAAGACCTCGCCGAAAGCCTGCGTGGCGGAGCGATTTTCGACCGCTGGGCCAAGATGGGCGGGATGGCCAGCGCGCTCGGCGCCCCCACCTCCCCGGAGGCCGCTGGTGAGGGGACGGCCCGGTACGTGCGGTTCCAGCGCGGCGCGATGTACTGGTCACCGGAAAGCGGCGCGGCACCGGTGATGGGCGCGATCTACGACGCGTGGGGGTCCCTCGGCTTCGAACGCGGCGCCCTCGGACTGCCCACCAGCGGTGAGATCCACGAACCGCTGTGGATCAAACAGAACTTCCAGCACGGCACGCTGAACTTCGACCGGGAGAAGGCCACCGTCACCCGCGTGATCGACGGTGTGCCGTTGGAGCTGCCGCCCGCGTCGTCGCACACCCCGCCGGTCCAGCTGGAGCGCTTCACCGCCCCGATCAACCCCTGA